Genomic segment of Colletotrichum destructivum chromosome 5, complete sequence:
AGTTTGTTACTTTTTCTTCACTTTCAGTCTCATGACTATGCGGATTGATGAAAGTGTCATCAACCCACTTTCTCTATCAGCACTTTTGCTTGGAGAggtttcttttcttttatCTTCTCATGCAGATTCGACTTTTTCTCTCgcgttctctctctctccctctcactcactctcctTCTCTTGCCCCCCATCCTTCCAGCTGACCTTCCAGGCTCTTGGTGCGGAGGGCTAACAAGGCAGTCGTCAGTCCTTCATCAGACGAGGGGCATCGACCATCTCTTGTCTGGTTGCGGCCTGAAACCTGACATGCCTGAGGCAATCACGTTTCTGCGCTAAAGGTCTGACTGGACTGCCGTAGCCACTCATATCAGAGTGCCCACCGCCTTTCGGGTCTAGCTTCATGTAAGTACTGGTACCTGGGTACCCTGTTTTTCTTACCCACGGGCTTTGGCTTTTCTGCCCTCGTCTCCCGTCTCCCtctactctctctctctcctctcgtctctctcccgtcccgtcgccgcctccgcccttttccctctccagTGCGTCCGGCTAGGCTGTGTCGCCTGGTTGGCCGGACGGCTGGactgggctggctggtggtAGGCCGGTAGCCAGCCAGTGCTCCCCAGCAGCACAGCGACAAGCCGTCGCGCATCTCCCTCGCCTACAGGCAACTCGAGCTGAGTGAGATGCACCCAGCATCCCAGCATCCCCCATCCGCCGCACCCTCCTCTCTGCCCCCCAAAAGATCCCATACCGTGTGTCGGTGGCCTTCGACTACAGGACCCCCCGTCTCCATCCAGCCCGCGCACCAAAGCACAAGGTGCGCCAGTCAgtcccttcccccccaagAAGtcccaagtccaagtccCAACCCAGACAGAGCGACCTGACCCAACCCAGCAGTACAGTTACTGTTCCTTCCCCGttcgccctcttctctcttcacTTTTGGCTTGGCCtggtctctctctttcgcctGCACGTACTGGGGGAAGGACTGGGACCTGTCTCGCTCAACtcgcaccgcaccgcaccaAGCACCaccgcacccgcacccgctgccgctgcgcTTTCTGCTACTCTCCTTCGGGGGACCCATCCTtccatccttctccttcgtGTCGTGccccctctcttcttctctttcaaTCTCTTTTCCACCCTCATCCTCTCGACACAAACCACCCTGTCCTCCCTCGCTTTCGGTCGAAACACTCGGattcctcctcatcccacGTCTCTCGACTCGATACAACCACTCGAACCGTCCCATTCCTCTCCTTCGACGAGGCGCAACCGTACAGCCCTTCCCTCGACTCCGTCTGCCCTTTTGCTTCGGTTTCTTGGACACACACTTCGCGATCACTCGAAAACTTTTCCACCACACGCCTTCAAGAAACTTTTGTGACAGTAACGACAACATCGATTTTGCAGACGGTCACTGCTGGCGATCCGGCAATCCGCTTTGTTTTGCGTTCCCACGCCTTTTCGACGCCCTGCCCTTTGAGCCAGTCTCGACTCCCCCGTCGAGTCTTGTCCTCGAACTCGCTGAGATCTCTCGACCCGACCACTCACTGCCCACCGACGGATGATCACGCCACAACGTCTCGCTGTTTCCGCGGTTCCTTTGACGGCTGGCTCCTGTGCGTTCAGACAGGCGTCGTCATGCTACCCAGGTCGCAACAGTAATCAGCTCACGCATACCTCGACACCAATCCCCCATTACGAGGCGAATTTGGATTATGACCGAAAAGCTACAGCCACTGTCGACGCAGACCGCGACTCCTAGTCAGACCCTCTTCGCCCCAAGCGTGACCGTCTCTACCCACAACGTTCCACGCAAGGTTGAGACGgtagaggaagaagagccgTACACAATCAAGTGTATCTGCAACTTctctgatgatgatggaaaCACGATCTACTGCGACACGTGCGACACATGGCAGCACATAGACTGCTTCTACCCAGACAGCCGAGAGGAGGCACTTCGCGAGGATTTCGCCCACTCGTGCGCCGACTGCAAACCGCGTCCACTAGACCGACAAAAGGCCATTGAGCGCACCCGTCGACTGAAGAACGGCGGCACCGCAGAAGGTGCCCCGGACAAGAAGGTCAAACGCCCGCCATCCAAGAGCCACAAAAAGAAGCCAAAACCCACCGACTTGCAGCTGAATGGCCTGGCCACGGGCCAGGAGAATGCGAAGCACGGAAGTCCGAGCGATCATCCTCACCCGACCAAGAAGACGAAAACATCCCACCGGCCTTCCCACTCGATAAGTTCACAAAATGCGAAGAGGAGCCCTTCGTACGGGAACGGCCGCCCCCAACCCAACGGTCATCCCCCAAGCCCTGCTACGACGCCTCCGGATCTTCCGAGCGACTTTCAAATACACAACTACTCGGATGGTTTTCTCTCGATGACCAAGGAGGCAGACGTGCCTATCACGCAAATCAATTCGTTTGCTAGTCTATTGGTCTCAAACACTCTTTCCGTTTGGCTTCGCGAACCCCTTCGCTTGAGGAAAGACACAGGTGGAGAACTCAACGATGTGTTTGCTAAACTCCCCAAAGACATCGACGCTCAGAAGCGTCAGCTGCACGTGGAGAGCAAGAAGCTCCCCCTTGGTTCCGATACCGTACTTCGGTGGCAGTATCTCGCAACCCCTGTTGCCATCGAGAAAGATGTGCCTTTGATTGAACTCAACGGTGTCATTGGCTTTCAGAAGGACTATTGCGACGACCCCGAAAATCTGTGGGAGGAGCTGTCCTCGCCGCTTCCGTTCGTGTTCTTCCATCCGATGCTGCCGTTGTACATCGACACCAGGAAAGAAGGATCGCTTGCCCGCTTCGCCCGAAGGAGTTGCAAGCCAAACGCCATTCTGGATACATACCTGTCGGGGCAGTCTGAATACCACTTTTGGCTAGTGAGTGATCGGCACATCGTCGCAAACGAGCAAATCACGCTTCCATGGGAGTTCAGGTTGCCCAAGAAGTTCCAAGCTCGTATGCACCATCTCCTGGgggtcgccgacgacgacacacaAGCCCAGAATGAGGTTGAGATGGATGAGGCAGAGTATCAAACGCTCTCCGGCTGGATTCATCGGATACTATCCGAGCACGGCGGCTGTGCGTGCGATCTAGGTGCAAATTGCGCCTTTGCCCGCTTCCACAGACAACATCAGGCCAAGATACAGTCTCGTCCCCCCGTCAAAAAGAAGTCACGGAAACCCAAAACCCACACGATTTCACCCACCAGTACCGGGCACGCCACCAACAGTCGCGCAGCCAGTGAAGGCCACCACGATGACGTCGACAACGATGCTCGGTCGGTATCGGAGCGCAGCAAGCCCCCCAGCCGTGACCGTACGCCCTTGCGTCAAGGCTCCCTTGACCGACCCGGCATTCTCACTGAACCTACTGATCGGGACAAGCGCAAAGTCCAGATGGTTGAAGACTCATTCAGACGCATGGAGCAACAACAGCCCCCTCGCAAGAAAAAGCGCGCGTCCGACGGCACTGGGTCCAAGACGAAACAGAGGAACTCGACCAGCAATGCGTCCACGGGCACTTCGCAATACGTCGACGCCGGGACATCGAGAAGCAAGTCGAATTCTCCGTCTGGTGATGTTTCGCCGACAGCACAAAATCCTCACAAGGCATCGGCGTCTCGGAATGGCTCCGTTGTAACGCAGTCCAGACGGGAGTCCTCTGGACCTCGTCCTGTCTATTGCGACGCTTCCGTGCAGACTGACCCGGTTGAGGGTGAATGGTACAGTGAGCCTGTCCAGACCCCTAAGCCACGTCGCCGGATTATCTCTTTGTCTCAGCGATTGCTCAACAACCGGCATCGACTGCGAtgcgacgaggccgacagACGCAAGTCCCTTCCGTCGACCATGCTCCAGGAACCAACACCCATGGATGTAGACTCGCCTGCTGACCACAGACCTGTGACTGGTTCTCCGACACCGTCGAAAGAATCGACTAACCCCGGACAAATCACATCGCCTGCTGCCTCAGCCGTGGGAGACATCATCATGGCAGACGCCCCAACGAGATCGCCAAGTGCAATCAAGTCACCTGTACAGACAGATTCCGCCGCGGAGACGTTGGTCAACGTTGTGACCGGCTCCTCGAAGATAAAGTCACCGGAACTCCGGGTACAGTTACCGCCGGTTCCCGCTTTTAATGGTCCGGTCTTGGGAACACCCAGCGCGACAACGCCGTCTTCAGCCTCTACAACTGCGCAGTCCCCTTTCTCCGCCGGCAGTCTTTGCAACCCTTTCGCGCCTTCGGCTGTCAATGGCGTAGCGGCGCATCCGAGCCCtgtgaagaagaagttgaGCCTCAGCGATTACACAAAAAGCAGAATGAACAAGGCGAAGAGTGTTGGTGGATTGAAGACGTCGCTATCTGGGACCGAGGAGTCGAAGCCGGCGCTTGATGCCATTGCCGACTCACCGGCTGTCGATAAAGGCACAGATGTCTTGACACCCGTAACGGGCAACACGGCCAACTCGATCACCGCGGCCGCAGCAACAAACAACTCCTTGTAACATATAGAGACGGGGTTTCGCGGGTGCTTAGGAGATGGCACGGCCGCTTCTCTTACCCATCTGAATATTCCACAACAAATCAACCCGGCGGCGGTCTGGTATTTGGTTTCGGCGTTATGGCGGCGACAGACAAATGGAATGGGCAACGGGAACATCATGGACTTGCCAGCGCTTTTCAAATACGATCTCGTTCGAGATGTATTTCGATTATgcctggaggagctgcgAAAATGCACATTTGACGGGGGAACAAACCCCCCATGCGTCTGTCGCAACTTCTGCCCGACTGCAAGGGGCGACATATTTTTTTCAGGGTCACAGGCGTAAAGCAAGGCAAGAGGTAGCGATGTCTGGGCTGGACTGATATTGGGATGGGAGAAAAAGGGATTTCGACTATTGCCAGGAGCGGCATATTTTCACGTGTATTTCTATGCTTAGCTTATCcgagggaaagaaagaagagaagagggtgAGTGGCTTGGCACTGAGCAACGCCCCTCCCATGACGATGAAAAAATTCAAACGGATTTCTTTTTCGCACTTGCGCAGCTCATTTGTCGGTCGCATCGTGGTTGACTTGGTCTTGTTCAGTGTCCACCATTCATTGATTTGAAATATTTGTCTATTCTCCTTCCGTAGTTTGACCGGCACTATTTAGCGGTCCTCTAGCCAACTTTCGACATATACTCTTATAGGGGTATTTCAATCTCCGTCCGTCTAGCTATCTTACAAGCGGCGGCCACTGTTGACGGCCATACCATTTTTTTGGTCCCAGGCAGAGGAAGCCAAATTTGGGCGGCAATTCAAGCCCGTATTCCGAAACAGAAAACCCCGTGTCAACAGACACGAGGAAACGGACCGACTACACCCCTCAACGTGTTGCTTGGCTTTTATTTTACTaagacaaaaagaaaaccatCAGTATCTCTTGGTCGTCATGCCCCAGTTGTCCTCCTTAAAGATGAGTagggcgagg
This window contains:
- a CDS encoding Putative SET domain, Zinc finger, PHD-type, Zinc finger, FYVE/PHD-type, SET domain superfamily, with translation MTEKLQPLSTQTATPSQTLFAPSVTVSTHNVPRKVETVEEEEPYTIKCICNFSDDDGNTIYCDTCDTWQHIDCFYPDSREEALREDFAHSCADCKPRPLDRQKAIERTRRLKNGGTAEGAPDKKVKRPPSKSHKKKPKPTDLQLNGLATGQENAKHGSPSDHPHPTKKTKTSHRPSHSISSQNAKRSPSYGNGRPQPNGHPPSPATTPPDLPSDFQIHNYSDGFLSMTKEADVPITQINSFASLLVSNTLSVWLREPLRLRKDTGGELNDVFAKLPKDIDAQKRQLHVESKKLPLGSDTVLRWQYLATPVAIEKDVPLIELNGVIGFQKDYCDDPENLWEELSSPLPFVFFHPMLPLYIDTRKEGSLARFARRSCKPNAILDTYLSGQSEYHFWLVSDRHIVANEQITLPWEFRLPKKFQARMHHLLGVADDDTQAQNEVEMDEAEYQTLSGWIHRILSEHGGCACDLGANCAFARFHRQHQAKIQSRPPVKKKSRKPKTHTISPTSTGHATNSRAASEGHHDDVDNDARSVSERSKPPSRDRTPLRQGSLDRPGILTEPTDRDKRKVQMVEDSFRRMEQQQPPRKKKRASDGTGSKTKQRNSTSNASTGTSQYVDAGTSRSKSNSPSGDVSPTAQNPHKASASRNGSVVTQSRRESSGPRPVYCDASVQTDPVEGEWYSEPVQTPKPRRRIISLSQRLLNNRHRLRCDEADRRKSLPSTMLQEPTPMDVDSPADHRPVTGSPTPSKESTNPGQITSPAASAVGDIIMADAPTRSPSAIKSPVQTDSAAETLVNVVTGSSKIKSPELRVQLPPVPAFNGPVLGTPSATTPSSASTTAQSPFSAGSLCNPFAPSAVNGVAAHPSPVKKKLSLSDYTKSRMNKAKSVGGLKTSLSGTEESKPALDAIADSPAVDKGTDVLTPVTGNTANSITAAAATNNSL